TTTTCGGAAAAGCTGTCCGTATACTCCACAGCCGCCTCCACTTCAAGGCCGTTCCTTGCATCCTTTATGTATATGGGCTTGTGCAGACGGGTACAGCCCTGGTCAATATAGGAGAGAAAATCGATTATCCCGTTCTTGTAGTGAAAAACCTGTTCGGTATTTGCGCTTTTATCTAAAAGTTTGATGGTCAGCTCAGGGTTAAGGTAGGCCACCTCCCTTAGCCTGGTGGAGAGGATGTCTGCGTTGAAGGTAGTCTTCTTGAATATGGTCGGATCCGGTGTAAACGTTATCCTGGTTCCTGTCTTTTTTGTCTTGCCGACTACCTCGAGCGGACCCTTTGGTATTCCCCTTTCATAAACTTGCCTGTGAACCTTTCCATCCCGATATACCTCAGCCTCGAGCCAGTCCGAAAGAGCGTTGACTACTGAAGCTCCAACGCCGTGAAGTCCGCCCGATATCGTGTAGACCTTGCCGGAGAATTTCGCTCCTGCGTGAAGAACAGTCATAACGACTTCAAGCGCTGATATGCCGAGATCAGGGTGAGGGTCCACGGGAATACCGCGTCCGTCATCTTCTATTGATACCTGGTCAGACGCAAGCAGGGTGATCGTTATGTTGCGGCATACGCCTGCCATCGCCTCATCGATGGAGTTATCCACTATCTCTGAGACCAGATGGTGCAATCCGCGCACGCCGACGTCGCCAATGTACATGGCAGGACGGCGTCTTACTCCTTCAAGTCCTTTCAGGACTTGTATTTGCGATGCATCGTAACGTTCGTTCATTGCTTCCTCTTAGAACTGCCTGTGATAAACTTTATATCCTTGATAACCTCCCGACCCACCCTTTGATTAACGTTAAGAATGAGCTTTTTCTTAAGCGCTTTCAATTCGGTGAACCAGACTTTAGTCGGCACCGTGACATAAAGTATATCCGATTTTATACCTAATGCAACACATCTTGAGGCAATCTTAGGGCCTGCTGCGTCAGGCCAGGCTTGAACAGCTTCATAATCCTTCAGCTTGGAACCAAGTCTTGCATCCAGGAGATTCTTTGCGGCTTCTCCAAGCGTCCTAAACCTGCCTGATCGAGCCTTGTTTGACATTGAACCTTTTACCTTCGACGTTAAGCGGCGGATTTGCAGCGGCATAAAAAAGCTGCCCTTTTGATTTAACGAGGTCGAACAGAAGACGCGTGTTGTGGTCATCGAGCTCGGCCGCAACGTCATCCATGAGGTATACAGGCGTTATACCGGCAGAGATGGCGGTTTCGGTTTCGGCAAGAGCTAGTGCGAGTGCGGCAAGTCTCTGCTGACCGTATGATCCGAAAGAACGCAGCGATCGCGATTCAAGAAGAACGCGGAAGTCGTCCCTGTGGGGTCCCCTTAAGGTGAATCCCTGTTTTTTTTCGTATTCGCGGGATTGCTCAAGAAGCTCTCTGTAATCTTCTTCATCCGATACATTTGATTTGTATTCCAGCTTAAGCTCGGAGTGGGGAAGGAATCTTTTTGCCATCCGGCCGAAATGATGTAAAAAGCGCTTCCAGTACTCTTTTCTTCGAGTGGCTATCTCGCGCGCCAGCTCCGAAAGCCTGGCTTCCCATACTTTGAATTCATTGTTTCCGGCTTGTTTTTTCAGAAGGGCATTGCGATGAAGAAGGACTTTGCGGAACTCCGAGAGAAGGAATCCGTAAGTGCGTGAAAGCTTGCTAAGTGATTCGTCAAGAAAAGATCTGCGGTCTGCGGGCGAGCCGGAGACGAGACGCCTGTCGTCAAGGAGAAGTATGGAGACTGGAAGCCATCCGGAATAAAGAGAGCGTCGGGCAATCTCCCTGCGCTCGAGGAAATAGTGTTTGCGTTCGGCTGGAGAAAAGTAAACGCGAGCGGACCAAACCTGGGCTCTTTCGTTAAGGGCGCTGCCTGCGACCCTGAAATGTGTGGCGCCGAATTTTAGAATTTCAGAATCCTGAATGGTTCTGAAGCTTATGCCCCTTGCTAGGACGGCGATCGCCTCGAGCAGATTCGTCTTGCCCGCTCCGTTATGACCAAAGATAATGTTGGCGCTCTCGCTGAACCTGACGCTCTGTTCGGTGAGATTCCGATAGCCCTCAAGACTCAACTCTTCGAGCCACATATAGAAAACTGCTTTTTTTTCGAACTTGATTGCACTATATCTTTAATCATATCTATCAAAACGCACCATCAGGCATTGGGATATATCCTGCTGACGCGAATGCTATTGAAGATAATCTTACTGACCAATAATTCCCTTCAAGTCCATAATCGTTGCCTGATCGGAGACGATTACCTTCACGTCGTCGGCGAGTTTATCTACGTAAAGGTACTTAATATAGTTAGGATTTGCCCTTAGTTCGCGAGAAACTATAGCTATTGCCCTGGCTTTGCCCTCGGCTTCAATGGTTTTGCGTTCCGCCTCTTTTCTTTCCTGTAAAAGGACGTACTCCATCTTTTCTGCCTTCTGCTGAGCTATCTGTTTTTCCTCTATCGATTTCGCAAACTCCTCCGTGAACTGCACGTCCCGAAGCGCAACTCCGTCGACGAATATGCCGTCCGGCTCAAGAAGCTTTTTCAGGCGCCTCTGCACCTCATCCTGAACGGCCTCCCTCTTTCCGGAGTAGATATCCATTATGGTGTAACCGGAGACGGTGAGACGAACGGCCGAGCGAATGGTCGGCCTTACGACCTTCTCTTCGAAATCCGGGCCTATGAGCCGGTGGATATCGAAGACCTTGTTCGGGTCAAGATGGTACCAGCAGGTAAGATCGAGTCCCACTTCAAGCCCCTCTTTAGTAGGCGCCCAAAGTGCATCATCGGCATCCTTGCGACGACCTTCTTCCAACGTGCTCGACATGGTGTATTCGGTTCTTCTTAAGTCATAGAGGGAGGTTTGAGTTATCAAAGGCGGGATGAAGTTTATACCCTCGCGCGATACGCTGTATGTCTTTGGTATTATCCAGAAGATAACGAGAGCGTTCCCTACGGGAACTATTCTAATGAAGCTTATGAGGATGGCCAGAAAGAGGACGGCGACCGCGGCTGCTATATATGCCGCAGGCTTAAGCTGTCTTCTTTGCCTTGGCACCTCGGCGGAAGGCTTGCGGATAAAAAGCCTCTGAAGACGGAACCCGAAGAAAAGTATTGCGAAAAACGCTATAATAAGTATTACAACGAGAAATCCAATCATTCTTTCCTCCTAAGATACAGTTCGTTTGATTATTGAGTATAATAGCCTTCATCTTGATAAAAGTCAACAACTCCGATATCTTGCTCCTTGTGATTCGGAATGTTTTTCTACGCTTGTGTTGACACTAACTAACGTTTTGAGAACAACTCACTTGACAATGAGCAAGAGTCATCTATACTGAGGCACGGAAAAGATATGATTCGGATAAAGGCAGGGCAACTCAAGATGATCTCGCGGCGTTGCCGGATACCGCAAATCGAGGAGAGTAAATAACGATGCGGCTGGTTTTGATGTTATTGCTTATATCGGATTTTCCACACAAAGCTCAAGATAACGATTCAGACGGTTTTCCAGACGCTGCGGAACTCAAGGAGAATGCCGACCGCGAAAATTTTCGCAAGTGGTTTACAACAATAGCCTTATCAAGATATTTGAACCCGGTTGAAGAAGTCGTCGATTGTGCAGATCTTGTCCGTTACTCATATCGAGAGGCCCTGGCCAGACATGACGAAACATGGCGCTTGCGGTTTGGCGAACTCTTAAATCCCAGCATACCGGAGATTAAGGCGTTTAACTATCCCGAAGTTCCCTTTATTGGAACGGATATATTCAGGCTTGTACCCGGTGATTACAGTTCCGATGACAGGGAAAAGAAAAGATTCGGCAACTTCGCGGATGTCAAGCACCTTATGCTTTACAACGTTTTTTTCGTTTCCCGCGCCAAAAACGGCAGAGTATTGCCCGGCGATATTGCTTTCTTTACTCCCAAAGGTCATCCTTCGCATGTAATGATATATCTCGAAATAAAGGGCGAGCCGTACATGCTTTATCATACCGGGCCCGGAGTCAAGGATAAGGGGGAGATGAGGCTTGTCAGATTCGAAACACTTATGTCTCTTGACGACGAAACCTGGCGGCCCAGCGTAAAAAACGCTTCTTTCGCAGGTTTCTACAGGTTCAAGATTTTAGATTAGTTGTTTTATGAAAACCTTCCATGCCCCAAGGAGGGCAAAATGAAGTTTTTTGTCTTGTTAGCGAGTCTTACGGCCGGGCTGTTTGCCCATCCTTACATATATCTTTCAACTCCTTCCATATACACCCCGGGGTCAGCAGCCGAGATAAGACTCGAGGCCTCTGGGACCGAAGAAGTTTATATGCGTCTGTATGAGATAGACGACCCTATAGGTTTCTTCTCGAATCAAAAGAATCTGCGTTCTCCGAGAGTGGGTTCAAAGGTCAAACCGGCCAACTTTTTCATGATGATCGAGGGTCTGGCGGACCGGACGAAGCATAACACCCGCTATCTGGCAAGGGAGCTGATGAGCGAGGAAAGCCGCATATCTTTCAGGGATTTTCTCGGTCTGCCAAGGCTTGAAAAGTATGACGTGGACTCAGGCGCCGCAAAACCGGAAAGGCTCGGCAAAAACAGCATTCCGCCGCTCAAAGGTTATTCCCTGATAAGGGAGTGGAAGGTAAAATTCGAGAAGAAGAAGAAAACGGATGAAGACTACTACTACTATGACCCTTCATACCGTTACAAGGATGTTGAACTTGACCTCTCGGAATCCGGTGTATACCTCGTAGAGGCATACTACGGTAACAGGGTAGCTTATACGCCTGTGATTGTCAGCGAAATGTCCATAATAGCCAAGCAAGACCCGAAGAACGTTTACGTTTTTGCGGTCAATTCGGCAAATGGAAAACCTCGCAGAGGCGTCAAGGTTCAGGTTCTCTCCGACACAAATAGAGTCGCAAGCGGAAGGACCAACGGCAAGGGCATATTCCATACTTCTTTCGACACAACCCATCTGCGCGTGCTCGCGCAGGACGGGAAGGATTTTGCCGTTGTCGACAACTACTATTATTACGATTACGATTTCGAAGGCGGCTCGGCGCCCGGAAAAAGCAACAACTTCCTTTACCTTCATACAGAAAGACCAATTTACCGTCCTGATCAAACCGTTTACTTCAAGGGCATCTTAAGGATGAAGAACAACGGATCATATCAGATGCCTCAGCAGAAGGACGCAGAGGTCGTGGTAACCGACCCCGAGGGAAACGAGATTTACCGCAGGACATTAAAAACAGACTCCTGGGGTGCGATATCGGACTCTTTGATAGTCCCCTCTTCGGGAAGACTGGGACGCTATACCCTAAGCGCCATGGTGGACAGCGTTTACCACTCGGTCCAGTTCAGGGTCGAGGAGTACCGCAAACCCGAATTCAAGGTCCAGGTGGAAACGGATAGGGAAGCCTACGTTCAAGGCGATGAGGTGAGAGTGAAAGTAGCGGCAGATTACTTCTTCGGCGCTCCCGTTGCAGGTGCTGAGGTTAAACTGAGAATCTACAGGGTAGAATACTACGATTGGTACTGGTACGGCTCGGAGTACATAGACGAACTGACCTCAGAGACCGATGAGCAGGGCAAGGCGACTTTCAGATACAGAACACCCGAGGACGGCCAGAACTACAGATATACTTTCGAGGTTCAGGTCAGGGACGAGTCAAGAAAGCAGGAATCCGGAGAAGCCTATGCCTTTGTTGCGCAATCGGGAATACTCATAGACATAATGCCCTCGAAGTACGTAGTCGAACCTGGCGAGAAGCTGGGCGTTACCATTAAAACAAGGGATATAATGAACAAGCCGGTTCAGGGCGTTGTCGATGTCGAGATATACAGGAACTACTGGGATAAGGACGACAAGCTCGTTTCGAGAAGAACAATATCCGTGGGTCCTTTGGGTAGCTCCAGTTTCGATTTCGTCCCCAAGGAAGCCGGCTCATACTATGTAAGAGCAACTGCAGAGGACGAGCGAGGAAATCAGAGTTCGGAGGAAAGATGGTTATGGGTATCATCCTATGGAAGCTCCTACTCGTGGAACACGGACGAGATGCAGATAGTATTCGACAAGGAAACCTACGAGCCTGGAGACAGGGCGGAGGTTCTCATCATAGCGCCGTACAACGACGTCCACATATTAGCCTCTATTGAGGCGGACAGGATTTATAAAGTCGACGTAGTGGAACTCAAGGGCAATACCGCGCTTCTCAAGTTCAAAGTGCAAAAGGAGTTCGTACCGAACGCGTTTCTTTCCATATCGGGCGTCTCAGACGGCGAGTTCTTCAGGCAGGAGAAGGAGTTCAAAATCGAAAGGAAGAACGAGCTTTTATCTGTCCGGATAACGCCCGACAAGAATCGATATGAACCCGGCGAAAAGGGCAAGCTCGATATACTCGTAAAGGACTCAAAGGGGAAACCCGTCAAAGCCGACCTGTCGCTAGCGGTCGTGGATGAGGCTTTGTATTCCCTTGCCGAGGAGATAGCCCCGCCTATCGAAGATTATTTCTACGGACAGCGATACAACCAGGTCTCGACCAATTAATCCGTTTACTTCTCCTTCTATGGGTATGAAGACGAGTACTCCAAACTTGAAGGCGCGGCCAGGGACAGCGTGGTTCTTGCCGCATACAAGGGCAGAGAAGAGCCCCAGGTTCGCCAGAGATTCGAGGATA
This is a stretch of genomic DNA from bacterium. It encodes these proteins:
- a CDS encoding DUF721 domain-containing protein, with the protein product MSNKARSGRFRTLGEAAKNLLDARLGSKLKDYEAVQAWPDAAGPKIASRCVALGIKSDILYVTVPTKVWFTELKALKKKLILNVNQRVGREVIKDIKFITGSSKRKQ
- the recF gene encoding DNA replication and repair protein RecF (All proteins in this family for which functions are known are DNA-binding proteins that assist the filamentation of RecA onto DNA for the initiation of recombination or recombinational repair.), whose translation is MWLEELSLEGYRNLTEQSVRFSESANIIFGHNGAGKTNLLEAIAVLARGISFRTIQDSEILKFGATHFRVAGSALNERAQVWSARVYFSPAERKHYFLERREIARRSLYSGWLPVSILLLDDRRLVSGSPADRRSFLDESLSKLSRTYGFLLSEFRKVLLHRNALLKKQAGNNEFKVWEARLSELAREIATRRKEYWKRFLHHFGRMAKRFLPHSELKLEYKSNVSDEEDYRELLEQSREYEKKQGFTLRGPHRDDFRVLLESRSLRSFGSYGQQRLAALALALAETETAISAGITPVYLMDDVAAELDDHNTRLLFDLVKSKGQLFYAAANPPLNVEGKRFNVKQGSIRQV
- a CDS encoding prohibitin family protein encodes the protein MIGFLVVILIIAFFAILFFGFRLQRLFIRKPSAEVPRQRRQLKPAAYIAAAVAVLFLAILISFIRIVPVGNALVIFWIIPKTYSVSREGINFIPPLITQTSLYDLRRTEYTMSSTLEEGRRKDADDALWAPTKEGLEVGLDLTCWYHLDPNKVFDIHRLIGPDFEEKVVRPTIRSAVRLTVSGYTIMDIYSGKREAVQDEVQRRLKKLLEPDGIFVDGVALRDVQFTEEFAKSIEEKQIAQQKAEKMEYVLLQERKEAERKTIEAEGKARAIAIVSRELRANPNYIKYLYVDKLADDVKVIVSDQATIMDLKGIIGQ
- a CDS encoding DUF1175 family protein, producing the protein MRLVLMLLLISDFPHKAQDNDSDGFPDAAELKENADRENFRKWFTTIALSRYLNPVEEVVDCADLVRYSYREALARHDETWRLRFGELLNPSIPEIKAFNYPEVPFIGTDIFRLVPGDYSSDDREKKRFGNFADVKHLMLYNVFFVSRAKNGRVLPGDIAFFTPKGHPSHVMIYLEIKGEPYMLYHTGPGVKDKGEMRLVRFETLMSLDDETWRPSVKNASFAGFYRFKILD